Proteins encoded within one genomic window of Glycine soja cultivar W05 chromosome 1, ASM419377v2, whole genome shotgun sequence:
- the LOC114368267 gene encoding uncharacterized protein LOC114368267 — MYDNLNDAFKSTARQLAGYITLLQCWIYEHFPSIGSTIPVEDYNERRPRACRWTSGKALPVSMYQRHLDRLTHDAVCWIPYSDHLSFRELEVISLFSGHLRWGPLTVIHQPERVVQQFGYIQTISPYPTTSSLSIEEIDDRWMQFGEYIAPVGQLCAVPGHCLPD, encoded by the exons atgtatgataatttaaatgACGCGTTCAAGAGCACGGCGAGGCAGCTTGCAGGATATATCACTCTGTTACAG tgTTGGATCTACGAGCATTTTCCGTCCATTGGTTCCACTATTCCTGTCGAGGATTATAATGAGAGGAGACCACGTGCATGTCGATGGACCTCTGGCAAGGCACTGCCTGTTTCCATGTATCAACGACATCTGGATAGACTGACCCATGACGCGGTGTGCTGGATTCCATACAGTGACCACCTTTCATTTAGAGAACTTGAGGTCATCTCATTATTTTCCGGCCATCTCAGATGGGGCCCTTTGACGGTCATTCACCAACCGGAAAGGGTTGTACAACAGTTTGGCTACATCCAGACTATTTCACCATATCCTACTACATCTTCGCTCTCTATTGAAGAAATTGATGATAGATGGATGCAGTTCGGTGAGTACATTGCACCTGTAGGGCAATTATGTGCAGTGCCTGGCCACTGTTTGCCAGATTAA
- the LOC114368212 gene encoding uncharacterized protein LOC114368212 — protein sequence MKQKQTQAMAGAGEKENAESAMGMKMKKQGHGRTNANQNTKQYTIANEKKQRFKSCFKKSYRRALGREDNCNSDEAPQRRRPTTSTRKQREAADVAEDAPHVDHATEEVFKQHKEAVVDDQGFPGRSCDTSVLTAYGDHVAAIERPKLKLSSHGRKVQKFGRPAAEIEGLVVVIGLSPLIACSLDTSNRELLSAFMERCHKETRSFHLPIGEVTITLDVVASLLHLPIISVFHNFKTLHVDEAVLMLVELLEVSGDEARAEIVQCHGAYCWIYEHFPSIAEAFTDEDYDERSPRAYHWTSMNALPSLTYRKRLDRLTTTEVCWMPYGDHRAVREFDLISCFSGHIQWGSVVVIHQPERVMRQFGYVQTIPPHSLG from the exons atgaAGCAGAAGCAGACACAAGCAATGGCGGGGGCAGGGGAGAAAGAAAATGCAGAATCAGCCATgggaatgaaaatgaagaagcagGGTCATGGGAGAACCAATGCAAACCAAAACACAAAACAATACACAATAGCTAACGAGAAAAAACAA AGGTTTAAGTCGTGCTTTAAGAAGAGTTATAGAAGAGCCCTGGGGAGAGAAGATAATTGTAATTCAGATGAAGCTCCTCAGCGGCGAAGGCCCACAACATCCACACGTAAGCAACGAGAAGCTGCCGATGTTGCTGAGGATGCTCCTCACGTGGATCACGCAACTGAagaggtcttcaaacaacacaaagaAGCAGTCGTTGATGACCAAGGTTTTCCAGGCAGGTCATGTGACACATCAGTTTTGACTGCCTATGGTGATCATGTTGCAGCCATT gaacgTCCTAAATTGAAGCTatcctcccatggaaggaagGTTCAAAAATTTGGGAGGCCTGCTGCTGAGATTGAAGGGTTAGTCGTTGTCATAGGATTAAGTCCTTTGATTGCATGTTCATTGGACACTAGCAATCGGGAACTTTTATCAGCTTTTATGGAGAGGTGCCATAAGGAGACTAGGAGTTTCCATCTTCCAATAGGAGAGGTCACCATCACCCTCGATGTTGTGGCCTCTTTACTTCATTTGCCCATCATAAGCGTATTCCACAACTTCAAGACTCTTCATGTCGATGAAGCGGTGTTGATGTTAGTGGAGTTACTTGAAGTTAGTGGAGATGAAGCCAGAGCTGAGATAGTACAGTGTCATGGGGCATAT TGTTGGATTTATGAACATTTTCCTTCTATTGCTGAGGCTTTTACGGATGAAGACTATGATGAAAGGTCACCCCGTGCCTATCACTGGACCTCTATGAATGCATTACCATCATTGACGTATCGAAAGCGTCTAGATCGACTGACGACTACTGAGGTTTGCTGGATGCCTTATGGTGACCACCGTGCAGTTAGAGAGTTTGACCTGATTTCATGTTTTTCTGGACATATCCAATGGGGTTCTGTTGTTGTCATACACCAACCAGAGAGGGTTATGCGACAATTTGGGTATGTTCAGACGATTCCTCCACACTCTCTGGGTTAA